The genomic interval CACGGGCCGGGTCGCCGGAGGGCGCCTCGTGGGCCCACTCGGGCTCGGGCGGAGTGTCCGTACGCTCGACCTTGACCTCGGTGGCAGGCTCCGCGTCGCGCTGCGGCCGGCCGAAGAAGCCGAACTCCTTCGTGATCTCGGCCAGCCCCTCCCGTACCCCCTTCGGCCAGTCCCCCCGCGCAAACGTGTCCTGGACCTGCTCCTGCACCTGCTGGGCGATGCGCTGCACCTGCTCGCGTGCCTTCTCCTGCGCCTCCTTGGCCTGGCGGCGGGCCTGCTGCGCGTCCTCGCGGGCGCGGCGGCTCTCGTCCTTTGCCCGGCGTGCCTGCTCCTTCCACTCCTGCCTGGCCTTGCGCAGCTCCTCCTTCGCCGCCTGCCACGCCTCCTTGTCGCCGAACGCGCTCTCCCAGTCGCTGCTCCCGCTCCCGGCCTTGGCGTCCGTCCCGGTCGCTGCCGCCGCCGCCCGCATTTCGCGGCGCAGGTTGCCCGCCGCGCCGCGTACGTCGTCGCGGATCTCGGCGGCGAGCTCGGAGACCGACTCGCGGATCTCCAGCTCCAGGTCCGCCAGTTCTCCGCCGCGGCCCGCCAGTTCGGCACGCCCCGCATCGGTGATCGAGTAGACCTTGCGGCCGCCCTCGGTGGCGTGCGTGACCAGGCCCTCGGCCTCCAGCTTGGCGAGGCGGGGGTAGACGGTGCCGGCGGACGGGGCGTACAGGCCCTGGAAACGCTCCTCCAGGAGACGGATCACTTCGTAACCGTGGCGCGGCGCCTCGTCGAGCAGCTTGAGGAGGTACAGGCGAAGGCGGCCGTGGGCGAAGACGGGGGGCATGTCAGAGCACCTTCTTGTCGGCCGGGGCGGTGTCGTGGTCGGCGCGGGCGTCGTCCTCCGTCGGCGGGCGGCGGAGCAGGGCGATGGATCCGGAGACGGTCGTCGCCCGGAGCTTGCCGTTGCCCGCGCCCAGCGTGCCCGTGATCTTCTTGGCGCCGAACTGGCCCCCGACCCGCAGGTCGTCGAACGCGTTGGAGACGGAGCCGCTCGCGGTGTTCGCCTCGACCCGGGCGTCCGCCGGGTGCGGCAGGCGGATCGCGACCTCGCCGGAGACCGAGGTCAGGGCGATGTCGGTGGGGTTCCCCGCACGGTCGATGTCGACGGCCAGGTCGCCGCTGATCGATTCGGCCCGTACGGACGCACCGGCGCCGTCGATCACCGTCAGGTCGCCGGAGACCGACTTGAAGCCGAGGCTTCCGGTGACGGCCTGGGCTTCCAGGCTGCCCGTGACGGTGTCGGCGCGGACGGCGCCGGAGAGGCCCACGAGGGTGGTGTCGCCGTTGATGCCGCGTACGTCCGTACGCCCCCGGATTCCGGAAACGACGGCTCCCGCGCCGATCACGCCGACCTCTACGGAGGAGTCGGCGGGTACGGCGAGGGAGACGACGGCGCTGCGGTTCCAGCCCTTGCGGTCGAGCCACTTGAGGAAGCCCTTCCAGGGCAGGTCCTCGTAGGCGACGGTCAGGGTGCCGCCGTTCTGGGTCACGGTCAGCGGGGGGCCCGCGATGTCGGACACCTCCAGGCGGGCGGGGCCCTCCTCGATGCCGACGACGTTGACCGTCCCGTTGACGATGCGCACGTTGAGCGCCGTCACCGGGTCCTCGAACGTGAGCTTCTTCGGCTCAGCGACGGACCACTCGGGCATGCTGACCTCCTCGACG from Streptomyces spiramyceticus carries:
- a CDS encoding PadR family transcriptional regulator, with protein sequence MPPVFAHGRLRLYLLKLLDEAPRHGYEVIRLLEERFQGLYAPSAGTVYPRLAKLEAEGLVTHATEGGRKVYSITDAGRAELAGRGGELADLELEIRESVSELAAEIRDDVRGAAGNLRREMRAAAAATGTDAKAGSGSSDWESAFGDKEAWQAAKEELRKARQEWKEQARRAKDESRRAREDAQQARRQAKEAQEKAREQVQRIAQQVQEQVQDTFARGDWPKGVREGLAEITKEFGFFGRPQRDAEPATEVKVERTDTPPEPEWAHEAPSGDPARDLDRLLDRFRDDIRDAARDRGVTEEQLREARRHLSTAAAHIGAVLRNPKA
- a CDS encoding DUF4097 family beta strand repeat-containing protein, translating into MPEWSVAEPKKLTFEDPVTALNVRIVNGTVNVVGIEEGPARLEVSDIAGPPLTVTQNGGTLTVAYEDLPWKGFLKWLDRKGWNRSAVVSLAVPADSSVEVGVIGAGAVVSGIRGRTDVRGINGDTTLVGLSGAVRADTVTGSLEAQAVTGSLGFKSVSGDLTVIDGAGASVRAESISGDLAVDIDRAGNPTDIALTSVSGEVAIRLPHPADARVEANTASGSVSNAFDDLRVGGQFGAKKITGTLGAGNGKLRATTVSGSIALLRRPPTEDDARADHDTAPADKKVL